From the Salvelinus fontinalis isolate EN_2023a chromosome 35, ASM2944872v1, whole genome shotgun sequence genome, one window contains:
- the LOC129834917 gene encoding pleckstrin homology domain-containing family G member 4B-like, with protein sequence MRHLASISMEDCTVPDKSQGVISCLEGYRRQHPPIPDPRFQEMKELAGEMKSEQGLKQWKFAWSKCQETKQMFEKKLEAALRTRRALPTGESPGSGTTGTGKAGGAGDATPRRYSDGNSGVGQERSSSVSYACRKAFSGVWGVRERLSSSSASAQSSCSLKQETGGDKTPLTSSPYGLVHRLPLTPNSPFSTQRLTRSTSSEESSHGARSSSFSPSLTPPEPSSAPNPARRPPLRKTQSFDCQSPAPAALDSSRYGTCQRTLSEPARRGNTGVFIKGLEVSSREGAERPYSPRMTPPGWAAGETLRTPSTSTTSSPVPETRAKGSKLRHIVDEMVTTEREYVRSLRYIIEHYFPEMERGDLPQDLRGKRSVIFGNLEKLMDFHSQYFLKELESCSNHPLRVSHCFLRHQDAFGLYALYSKNKPRSDTLLASHGNSFFRNKQLELGDKMDLASYLLKPIQRMSKYALLLKDLIKEVSEAQETELGYLQAAAEMVKFQLRHGNDLLAMDAIRDCDVNLKEQGQLVRQDEFWIWYGRKKCQRHVFLFEDLVLFSKPKHIEGGLDVYIYKHSFKTADVGMTETSGDNSLRFEVWFRRRTSKNQTYVLQASNTDIKHAWTTNIARILWQQATRNKEIRNQEMVSMGVGNKPFLDIKPSDAAINDRAIDYIMKGRGARTRASIAVSLFDHSNPFKRTASSTGGSGGGALAASGSCTLLGPLNLHMYSSHSQALLPGGERPYISPCMEEDEMEHETSSQPSMSTYSTESSGSSSHCLSGSGSSGSDSGCVSSHLPEASLPEDPSFPCRPRSDAVASPSLPEDKPRYNSQYISAKVAQIIGPSTIV encoded by the exons ATGCGTCACCTGGCCAGCATAAGCATGGAGGACTGCACGGTGCCCGACAAGAGCCAGGGGGTGATCAGCTGTCTGGAGGGGTACCGCCGGCAGCACCCCCCGATCCCCGACCCCCGCTTCCAGGAGATGAAGGAGCTGGCTGGAGAGATGAAGAGCGAGCAGGGCCTCAAACAGTGGAAGTTCGCCTGGTCCAAGTGCCAGGAGACCAAGCAGATGTTTGAGAAGAAGCTGGAGGCCGCCCTGAGGACGAGGCGAGCCCTGCCCACGGGAGAGTCACCTGGGTCGGGTACAACGGGTACGGGGAAGGCCGGCGGGGCAGGGGACGCCACCCCCAGACGTTACTCTGACGGTAACAGCGGCgtgggacaggagaggagcagcAGTGTGTCGTACGCCTGCAGAAAGGCCTTTAGTGGCGTGtggggggtcagagagaggctgTCCTCCAGCTCTGCCTCAGCTCAGTCGTCCTGCAGCCTCaaacaggagacaggaggagacaaGACACCTCTAACGTCCTCTCCCTACGGTCTGGTGCACAGGCTCCCCCTCACCCCCAACAGCCCCTTCTCCACCCAGCGCCTCACCCGCAGCACTTCCTCCGAGGAGTCGTCCCACGGGGCCCGtagctcctccttctccccctccctgacCCCCCCGGAGCCAAGCTCCGCCCCTAACCCTGCTCGCCGACCCCCGCTCCGCAAGACCCAGAGCTTCGACTGCCAGAGCCCCGCCCCCGCCGCCCTTGACTCCTCCCGCTACGGGACCTGTCAGCGTACGCTGAGCGAGCCGGCGCGGCGAGGGAACACCGGGGTGTTTATTAAAGGCCTGGAGGTCAGTAGCAGGGAGGGGGCAGAGCGACCCTACTCCCCCAGGATGACGCCTCCTGGCTGGGCAGCAGGAGAGACACTGAGGACCCCCTCCACCAGCACTACCAGTAGTCCTGTACCAGAGACCCGCGCCAAGGGCAG TAAGCTGCGTCACATCGTGGATGAGATGGTGACCACGGAGAGGGAGTACGTGCGTTCCCTCCGTTACATCATCGAGCACTACTTCcccgagatggagagaggagacctCCCACAGGACCTCAGGGGGAAACGGAGCGTCATCTTTGGGAACCTGGAGAAACTCATGGACTTCCACAGCCAGTACTTCCTCAAGGAGTTGGAGAGCTGCTCCAACCACCCTCTGAGGGTGTCACACTGCTTCCTACGACAC CAAGACGCGTTTGGCCTGTACGCTCTGTACAGTAAGAACAAGCCTAGATCTGATACGCTGTTGGCCAGCCACGGAAACAGCTTCTTCAGG AACAAGCAGCTGGAGCTGGGAGATAAGATGGACCTGGCCTCCTACCTGTTGAAGCCCATCCAGAGAATGTCTAAATACGCCCTCCTCCTCAAAGACCTGATCAAGGAGGTGAGCGAGGCGCAGGAGACGGAGCTGGGCTACCTCCAAGCCGCCGCGGAGATGGTCAAGTTCCAGCTGCGTCACGGCAACGACCTGCTCGCCATGGACGCCATCCGAGACTGTGAC GTGAACCTGAAGGAGCAGGGTCAGCTGGTCAGACAGGATGAGTTTTGGATCTGGTACGGCAGGAAGAAGTGTCAGCGCCATGTCTTCCTGTTTGAAGACCTGGTGCTGTTCAGTAAACCCAAACACATCGAAGGAGGACTGGACGTTTACATCTACAAACACTCCTTTAAG acggCAGACGTGGGTATGACAGAGACATCTGGGGACAACAGTCTTCGTTTCGAGGTGTGGTTCAGACGCAGGACCAGTAAGAACCAGACGTACGTTCTGCAGGCTTCCAACACAGACATCAAACACGCCTGGACCACCAACATCGCACGCATCCTCTGGCAGCAGGCTACACGGAATAaag AGATCCGTAATCAGGAGATGGTTTCCATGGGAGTGGGTAACAAGCCGTTCCTGGACATTAAACCCAGTGATGCTGCGATCAACGACAGGGCTATAGACTACATCATGAAGGGACGAG GTGCCAGAACTCGAGCCTCCATTGCAGTGTCCCTGTTCGACCACTCCAACCCCTTCAAGCGTACAGCGTCGAGTACCGGGGGGTCTGGCGGCGGGGCCCTTGCTGCGTCTGGCTCCTGCACTCTCCTGGGGCCcctcaacctgcacatgtacagCAGCCACAGCCAGGCCCTGCTGCCCGGGGGAGAGAGGCCCTATATCAGCCCCTGTATGGAGGAGGACGAGATGGAGCACGAGACCAGCAGCCAGCCATCCATgagtacatact